One Vigna radiata var. radiata cultivar VC1973A unplaced genomic scaffold, Vradiata_ver6 scaffold_327, whole genome shotgun sequence genomic window, CACTTTATTTGTACACATATTCAATGCAGTAATGATAGGAGAAGGTAAAGACCATCCTGATAAAGGAAAGGGGGTAGCCAAGCCTAAAAAAAGGCACCCTACAGTACACCCTTACTCCTCCAGTATACCTTTCCCCTACTCCTgtagtacaccctcctcctcctacccctgcagtacaccctcctcctcctacccctgcagTACCTCCTCCTCCCACtcctgcagtacaccctccccctactcatacaatacaccctccccctactcataTTGTACACCCTTCTCCTCCTACCCGTGCAGAAGAGCCTCTTCCTCCCCCTGACCCTActtctataccttcctcatctTCTAGACCCCCTTCTAAGACTGCCACACCATTTACTGATCCAGATTcagatggtgatggtgatgatgttgaCCCGCTCCTCCATGATCGACCatggattgagccatatggAAAAGGGTAAGACTTTAATCCCTGCCACACCGTTTGattgatgttttaaacattgtcttatttgaaataacttttatttctttatatgaagGTTTATTCCATCCAGGGTTGCTTCTCAGGCCATCACACGATCAATTAAGCAACAGTATTTGACTCCATGGCCTACTTGGGGAGCAATACCTATAGACGACAGAAAGCCATTTTGGGAGCGTTTTAAGGTGAACAAcactttaaactaattatcattcatatcttaccatgtcttaatcaatgtttgttttgttcatccCTACAGATGAAGGTGCAGTGGAAAGCTGAACATGAAAgtcaaatacatagaaattttaacatgaaagcatctcatcggctctcagagatgtttagggatgcccgaATTGCAGGAGAGCGCCCTTACTGGATGGGCGAAATCATTTGGAACTCTTTGCTTGCACATTGGAATTCAGTAGAGTTTCGCAAGAAGAGTGCTACAAACCAGAGGAACAGAGCGAGTGAAAAAGGTGGTACCTTGCATACTGGCGGGTCGATCACAATTCACAAACATgccattcgtatggtaaactttctttactttttctgtttctttcatatataacttatgtattttctatttcatatacactaataagtctaaattatgttacaggcaCAAGCTCTTGGACGGGCCGTCCATGTTGACGAGGTCTTTGCACAGACCCATGTTCGGAAGGGCANTAAtgaattcgttgatgaaagatctcgcAAGACTCATGTAAATAACACTCCTAGTATTAGTAATCcacatgattatgttattgtatcattccctgacattgtttttaatgtttcaacaggaagaattttctacgagactttcacaagttagatccgaacatgggtcagctcctacaccGGATGATGCGAGTAATGCAGATGACGACATCCGTAGGACACAATGTTGGGTCGAtgtcgttggtgggaagaaaaagggacgagtctatggtgcaggacaacttgctgcaaactatacagcatcgagaggaggtacaccgaagcaccaaccttcttcttcttccaccccttcTGCTGACGAGGCCATCCATCGCTTGACACAGCTATTAgagcaacgtgaccaggaaaacCGTGCTTTGAGAGAAGAATACACTCACTTGAGAGATgagttttcaagcttcaagtccctggtcatgagagTGTTGCCTCAAACTTCAGAGCCTCCTTCCACTGTCCCTCCGACCCAGCCACTACCCTCCCCGTCACCCGCCGTCCCTCATCAGTCCAGATCAGTCCAACCCACACCAGTCCAGCACACAccagtccagcccacaccagtccaaccatctacagatgagcctgatgatgatgaagatatatctgaagactttgtacaattttagtttcattttgttattgatcatagtgatgttagtacatttagatgttagtatattatgatattggtacatttatttttgcttataaTTGGATGATATTGCTATTATGATGTTGTTAGAACATATTGGATGTCAAtacattatgatgataatgttaCTACTTNNNNNNNNNNNNNNNNNNNNNNNNNNNNNNNNNNNNNNNNNNNNNNNNNNNNNNNNNNNNNNNNNNNNNNNNNNNNNNNNNNNNNNNNNNNNNNNNNNNNNNNNNNNNNNNNNNNNNNNNNNNNNNNNNNNNNNNNNNNNNNNNNNNNNNNNNNNNNNNNNNNNNNNNNNNNNNNNNNNNNNNNNNNNNNNNNNNNNNNNNNNNNNNNNNNNNNNNNNNNNNNNNNNNNNNNNNNNNNNNNNNNNNNNNNNNNNNNNNNNNNNNNNNNNNNNNNNNNNNNNNNNNNNNNNNNNNNNNNNNNNNNNNNNNNNNNNNNNNNNNNNNNNNNNNNNNNNNNNNNNNNNNNNNNNNNNNNNNNNNNNNNNNNNNNNNNNNNNNNNNNNNNNNNNNNNNNNAATATATATAGGCAGGTTTGTTTGTGGATTTAAACTGTTATGCAGGTCTGTGTATGTTGTGAACATTACTTTGCAGGTACTTGTGGttggacaagaaaaacaaatacaactcAAATTTTCCCTGCACCtaaccgaaggctttaccgaagggcaaaggccttcggtaattaccgagggccataagccttcggtaattaccgagggccataaagccttcggtaattaccgaaggtcaaaagccctcggtaaaaatACCGACAACGTATTTACCGAGAGCTTTCTGACCGTCGCCAAGCCCTCGGTAATGGGTCTTTACCAACGGTTTTTTATGTTATCCGAgggcttttgcccttcggtaatgcccttcACTAGTGAACttgttaaataaattagatttatattGGATCATCAACAAGTTTTTAATATAGGCATTTGTGCTAAGATAACTCGGTAACTAGTAATCAAGTTGagtttgttataaatatatgcatgtgctgtttcagttttattttcagtttcatttcaaaataactCTACTATAGTAACTTGATTTTGAGTTTGATATTCTATGCCAAAAAAACCATAAGAGGAAAAAGacaaagtaaaacatatatatttttattgaaataaatttaattattttcttaaaataaaaaaaaaaaaaaactgaagtataaaatattttaattattttattcaaataaagtacttaaaaaataaagaaaaataaattgtacctaattcaaatattatatattttaatgttttaaaattataaatatttttataaattaaagaataaggttacatattaatattaattaattttaataaatacatattaaaataattaaaaaaaacatctttaaatattttaattattaatagatatgaaaacaattaaatattttactcaaGTTGTACTGAGTatctaatataattattttttttcttaatgaaacCTAAGttctttttaatgaaatttttctgactatttattttaatttaatttttttaatgcgATCCAAATATGTAACGCTTAAAACATCCGAACTACGTAAAAAGAAAATCAGTGTTTTAACACCACTTAAAAAATTTTAGGCTACTCATCAACCTCACTGGCATCCACAgggtatttatttttgttttggctTCCTATTAcattgtttattaaattttggattaaaaaataatataattctaaCATGATAGACacgttttgaaaatattctaatttagtttatataaagtaaacaaattaaaaaataaaaagaaaaagctaaCAGAAATACACATGcaaatcaaagtaaaataatataaaaaaaaaagttaacagaAACATATTATATTGATAAGATGTAAGCACGAAAAATTCTgatcaatttaataaattaataatgtcGCATATCTAATGAAGTTGATTTTGTTGGCTTGAGGCTTGTAGAAAGTTCAACACTAGTTTAACAAAGATTTGTAAGCGACAAAGACTCTCAATAAAATTGACAAAGCATAGGTCTTTATCTCTGAAGCCATTATTTTCGTCTTATTgttgaagaaagaaacaaaaatgcatccatttgaaaaacaaaacataaataaaataaagaataaagataTTGTGAGATATGTTAGGAGCAAGtagcaaataaataataaggaTATGAAAGTATCCTTACAACTTTCCTATTTTACCCAACACATTAAAAATAGTCCAATgagatttatttaatattattaatctaattaactaaatagtattaaaaagatatttattggttcagttatatatataattattaatatcataacCATAATTAAcgtaattattgaaataatatatcttattattatactgatttatatatttaataagttttcatcatcttttataacttaaaaaatcctatatatacatattaaatttttcGTGAATTATAATTACATTCTGATAACTAACTCATAACTCATAGAACTCTCGTACTGAACTTGAAATTCAAACATTAAACATCAAACAATTacactttcaattttgattcCATCAAAACACATGCGTTTCAAAGGGGGTTTCTTTCTGTTCCTCCACGCTGAACTCTACCCAGTTCTTTGTCTTACAGAGTTTTATGAACAAGAAAAACCCAATTCCAGCTACAGTCATGATACCACTCACCAAATAAACAGTTTTGGTAGCAATAACCATTATGACAACCAGAAAACCAGAGGGTATGAAGCACATCACTGCCAACAGTGGCAGCTTCAGGGGAACACGGTAAGGCCTTTCAATGGAGGGCGACTTCCACCTCAGCCAAAGAAACGATGCAAACTCCAACAACATCCCCAAACTGTACAAGAAATTCGCCGAAGAAATTATGTCAGTG contains:
- the LOC111241163 gene encoding splicing factor, proline- and glutamine-rich-like: MIGEVPPPPTPAVHPPPTHTIHPPPTHIVHPSPPTRAEEPLPPPDPTSIPSSSSRPPSKTATPFTDPDSDGDGDDVDPLLHDRPWIEPYGKGFIPSRVASQAITRSIKQQYLTPWPTWGAIPIDDRKPFWERFKMKVQWKAEHESQIHRNFNMKASHRLSEMFRDARIAGERPYWMGEIIWNSLLAHWNSVEFRKKSATNQRNRASEKV
- the LOC111241164 gene encoding uncharacterized protein LOC111241164, which gives rise to MLQAQALGRAVHVDEVFAQTHVRKGXNEFVDERSRKTHEEFSTRLSQVRSEHGSAPTPDDASNADDDIRRTQCWVDVVGGKKKGRVYGAGQLAANYTASRGGTPKHQPSSSSTPSADEAIHRLTQLLEQRDQENRALREEYTHLRDEFSSFKSLVMRVLPQTSEPPSTVPPTQPLPSPSPAVPHQYLWLDKKNKYNSNFPCT